From Pungitius pungitius chromosome 9, fPunPun2.1, whole genome shotgun sequence, one genomic window encodes:
- the rnf24 gene encoding RING finger protein 24, translating into MSSDFPHYSFRMPNIGFQNLPLNIYIVVFGTAIFVFILSLLFCCYLIRLRHQAHKELYAYKQVIQKEKVKELNLHEICAVCLEEFKQKDELGICPCKHAFHRKCLIKWLEVRKVCPLCNMPVLQLAQQAGTTDAPVPIQQPLPGIENLV; encoded by the exons ATGAGCTCCGATTTCCCTCACTACAGTTTCAGGATGCCAAATATAGGGTTCCAGAATCTTCCCCTTAACATCTACATTGTGGTGTTTGGGACAGCCATCTTCGTCTTCATCCTCAGCCTCCTCTTCTGCTGCTACTTAATAAG GTTACGGCACCAGGCGCACAAAGAGCTCTATGCATACAAACAA GTAATTCAGAAGGAAAAAGTGAAAGAGCTAAATTTGCATGAG aTTTGTGCAGTGTGCTTGGAGGAGTTCAAACAGAAGGATGAGCTGGGGATTTGTCCGTGCAAACACGCCTTCCATAGGAA GTGCCTCATTAAGTGGTTGGAGGTGAGGAAAGTGTGCCCGCTGTGCAACATGCCCGTCCTGCAGCTCGCCCAGCAGGCCGGCACCACGGATGCTCCTGTGCCAATACAGCAGCCTCTACCCGGCATCGAGAACCTGGTGTAG